In Bacteroidota bacterium, one DNA window encodes the following:
- a CDS encoding MBL fold metallo-hydrolase: MKLYSIHAGKFKLDGGAMFGVVPKTLWNRTNPADADNRIEMAMRCLLVEAGDRLVLIDNGIGEQHDARFRQIYVLENEGWLDRGLAEHGFGRADVTDLVLTHLHFDHCGGTHVWDAAAGRYTPAFPHAQVWVQRSHLHWATRPNEREKASFLKLNVEPLAASGQLRLLDGAQELFPGFALRVVNGHTEAQQLPVIHYRGHTVLFAADLFPTYGHLPLPYVMGYDTRPLLTLEERMQYLPWLVEDQVVIFYEHDPYHECGHVVRNEKGAFVSGDTFPLSAL; the protein is encoded by the coding sequence ATGAAGCTTTATTCCATCCATGCGGGCAAGTTTAAGCTGGACGGCGGCGCCATGTTCGGCGTGGTGCCCAAAACACTCTGGAACCGCACCAACCCCGCAGATGCAGACAACCGCATAGAGATGGCCATGCGCTGCCTGCTGGTAGAGGCAGGCGACCGGCTGGTGCTGATAGACAATGGCATAGGCGAGCAGCACGATGCCCGTTTTCGGCAGATCTATGTACTGGAGAACGAGGGCTGGCTGGACCGCGGCCTGGCGGAGCATGGCTTTGGCCGCGCCGATGTTACAGACCTGGTGCTCACGCACCTGCACTTTGACCACTGTGGGGGCACCCATGTGTGGGATGCCGCAGCAGGCCGGTATACACCCGCTTTTCCCCATGCACAGGTGTGGGTACAGCGCAGCCACCTGCACTGGGCCACCCGGCCCAATGAGCGAGAGAAGGCCAGTTTCCTCAAGCTGAACGTGGAGCCCCTGGCTGCCAGTGGCCAGCTACGGCTGCTGGATGGGGCGCAGGAGCTGTTTCCCGGCTTTGCCCTGCGGGTGGTGAATGGCCACACCGAGGCGCAGCAGCTACCGGTTATCCACTACCGGGGCCACACCGTGCTTTTTGCCGCCGACCTTTTCCCCACCTATGGCCACCTGCCCCTGCCCTACGTAATGGGCTACGACACCCGCCCCCTGCTTACCCTGGAAGAACGCATGCAGTATCTGCCCTGGCTGGTAGAGGATCAGGTGGTGATTTTCTATGAGCACGACCCCTACCACGAGTGTGGGCACGTGGTACGGAATGAGAAGGGAGCCTTTGTGAGTGGCGACACCTTTCCACTCAGTGCCCTGTAG
- a CDS encoding enoyl-CoA hydratase/isomerase family protein, with protein sequence MSLEVEIKDRVCTLRLNRPEQRNSLDRALIRALKEALASAERDPRVRAVVLCGQGPSFCEGLDVQELAETQPEELDHQLLTIGHVVELYLMIRRHKKVVVAQVAGRALSSGCTLALCADFVFAAEGAEMGYPDVQWGFVPAVSIPVLRQRLAPAVIRRLLLGAQLYTGADLLQMGLADACVPPAELTDHVQHYVQRLMMGSSPGSVELTKRLLADLADMPEKEAINFAARIASHSRKTVEYEIGLKAFLAKKQPDW encoded by the coding sequence ATGAGCCTGGAAGTAGAGATTAAGGACCGGGTATGCACCCTGCGCCTGAACCGCCCCGAGCAGCGCAATAGCCTGGATAGGGCGCTGATACGTGCCCTGAAAGAGGCCCTGGCCTCCGCCGAGCGCGATCCACGTGTGCGGGCCGTTGTGCTGTGCGGGCAGGGCCCGTCCTTTTGCGAGGGGCTGGATGTGCAGGAGCTGGCCGAAACCCAACCGGAAGAGCTGGATCACCAGCTGCTTACCATTGGCCACGTGGTAGAGCTGTACCTGATGATCCGGCGGCACAAAAAGGTGGTAGTGGCCCAGGTGGCCGGCCGCGCCCTATCCAGCGGCTGCACCCTGGCTCTTTGTGCCGACTTCGTATTTGCCGCAGAAGGGGCCGAAATGGGCTATCCGGATGTGCAATGGGGCTTTGTACCCGCAGTCAGCATTCCGGTTTTGCGGCAGCGTCTGGCACCGGCAGTTATCCGCAGGCTCCTGCTGGGGGCACAGCTGTATACGGGAGCAGACCTGCTGCAGATGGGCCTGGCCGATGCCTGTGTGCCACCAGCCGAGCTGACTGACCACGTGCAGCACTATGTGCAGCGCCTGATGATGGGCAGCAGCCCCGGCTCGGTAGAGCTAACCAAGCGCCTGCTGGCAGATCTGGCCGACATGCCCGAAAAGGAGGCGATTAATTTTGCGGCCCGTATTGCTAGCCATAGCCGAAAGACCGTGGAGTACGAAATTGGGCTAAAGGCCTTTTTGGCAAAAAAGCAGCCAGACTGGTAG
- a CDS encoding UDP-glucose/GDP-mannose dehydrogenase family protein, with translation MNISVIGTGYVGLVSGVCFAESGNQVICVDNDPEKLAILHSGDIPIYEPGLKTLFDRNVKEGRLQFTDDLRRAVAETEIIFLALPTPPMEDGSADLKYVLQVAEQIADYLTDYRIIVNKSTVPVGTADKVRAVIAAKTNVPFDVVSNPEFLREGWAVEDFMKPDRVVVGTRSERARARMEQLYKPFVRSGNPVIFMDERSSELTKYAANSFLATKITFMNEVANLCERVGADVDMVRKGVGTDTRIGPRFLFAGVGYGGSCFPKDVQALHFTAREYGYHFQILESVMEVNQRQKSVIVEKIKAVLGDNLQGKRFALWGLAFKPNTDDIREAPSLVIIQALQALGAEVVAFDPEAMAAVQKYYPQLGIRYAEDMYSALEQADALLIVTEWNEFRGADLQRVKKALKIPVIFDGRNVFDTEDAEAAGFLYHSIGRLPVDGRVPQRA, from the coding sequence ATGAATATTTCGGTAATCGGCACAGGCTATGTGGGATTGGTATCAGGCGTTTGCTTTGCCGAATCAGGCAATCAGGTGATCTGTGTGGACAACGACCCCGAGAAGCTGGCCATCCTGCACAGCGGAGATATTCCTATTTATGAACCCGGACTGAAAACCCTCTTCGACCGGAATGTAAAGGAGGGCCGCCTGCAATTTACCGACGACCTGCGGCGGGCCGTGGCCGAAACCGAGATCATCTTTCTGGCCCTACCCACCCCCCCGATGGAGGACGGAAGCGCCGACCTGAAGTATGTGCTGCAGGTGGCCGAGCAGATAGCCGACTACCTGACGGACTACCGCATTATTGTAAACAAAAGCACCGTACCCGTAGGTACGGCAGACAAGGTGCGGGCTGTGATAGCGGCCAAAACAAACGTACCCTTCGATGTGGTGAGCAACCCCGAGTTCCTGCGCGAGGGCTGGGCCGTGGAGGACTTTATGAAACCCGACCGCGTGGTGGTGGGCACCCGTAGCGAACGCGCCCGCGCCCGGATGGAGCAGCTGTACAAGCCCTTTGTGCGCAGCGGAAACCCGGTCATCTTTATGGACGAGCGCAGCAGTGAGCTAACCAAATACGCGGCAAACAGTTTTCTGGCTACCAAAATTACCTTTATGAATGAGGTGGCCAACCTGTGCGAGCGCGTGGGCGCAGATGTAGACATGGTGCGCAAGGGTGTGGGCACCGACACCCGCATTGGCCCCCGCTTCCTGTTTGCTGGTGTGGGCTATGGGGGCAGCTGCTTCCCCAAGGATGTGCAGGCCCTGCACTTCACCGCCCGCGAGTACGGCTACCATTTTCAGATCCTGGAGTCGGTGATGGAGGTAAACCAGCGCCAAAAATCCGTGATCGTCGAAAAAATAAAAGCGGTGCTGGGAGACAACCTGCAGGGCAAGCGTTTCGCCCTCTGGGGCCTGGCCTTCAAGCCCAATACCGACGACATACGCGAGGCACCCTCCTTGGTCATCATCCAGGCACTACAGGCCCTGGGGGCCGAGGTGGTAGCCTTTGACCCCGAGGCCATGGCTGCCGTGCAGAAGTACTACCCCCAGCTGGGCATCCGCTATGCCGAAGACATGTATAGCGCCCTGGAGCAGGCCGATGCCCTGCTAATCGTTACCGAATGGAATGAGTTTAGAGGTGCAGACCTACAGCGGGTAAAGAAAGCCCTGAAGATCCCGGTCATTTTTGACGGGCGAAATGTATTCGACACCGAAGATGCCGAGGCCGCCGGTTTTCTCTACCACTCCATTGGCCGCCTGCCAGTGGATGGGCGGGTACCCCAGCGTGCCTAG
- a CDS encoding ComEC family competence protein: protein MSIAHYCRRYLPAVLWHKMPLLWAALALAAGIGAAGYVSLAWGWAALALAALAARYLSRRLGMAVWWWCLWAVWFMLGASLMQQGAEEPAGHLAHLTPGPQHLRGELLSPPVPSRTGPRAWLAVHHVRRAGHWQPATGQLLLQLPQGCTQQALAGQWVEVQGSLAPLAHTGYWGYLRRQGLSHRLRSYCPRVLARAGWRIYPSQLQHHLSQQLGRYLPPGPELAVARAILLGEMTELGGDLRQAYNSGGVTHVLSLSGLHMSLLSLLLYFFMDRLLPPDRWRYLRLGGVCLLLALYACMTGLSPPVVRAVLLSLAVVGARLLLRRPHILNLLGACCLLQLLASPRLFYNYSFQLSYAAVAGIVLLTPLLYQAWRPRATAWQWVYGCLVVSLAAQLFTLPLSLHHFGTTSLYFLPVNLLFTPIVFIAMLVGLLFLFFHPFYSLAALLAWVVYGSLWAMNHTVYWVQALPWALVHIRLSAWQAGLLAAAIVLPVLGAWLYRARFRRNPVPLAHEPGSRD from the coding sequence ATGTCAATTGCACACTACTGCCGCCGCTATCTGCCTGCTGTATTGTGGCACAAAATGCCCCTGCTGTGGGCTGCCCTGGCCCTGGCCGCAGGTATAGGGGCGGCAGGCTATGTTTCGCTCGCCTGGGGCTGGGCTGCCCTGGCACTGGCTGCACTGGCTGCACGCTACCTTAGCCGCCGCCTGGGCATGGCCGTGTGGTGGTGGTGTCTGTGGGCAGTCTGGTTCATGCTAGGTGCTAGCCTGATGCAGCAGGGTGCAGAGGAACCCGCCGGCCACCTGGCCCACCTGACCCCGGGCCCGCAGCACCTGCGGGGCGAGCTGCTAAGCCCGCCCGTGCCCAGCCGCACCGGCCCACGCGCCTGGCTAGCCGTGCACCACGTGCGCCGGGCGGGCCACTGGCAGCCCGCCACGGGCCAGCTGCTGCTACAGCTGCCACAGGGCTGCACACAGCAGGCCCTGGCAGGCCAGTGGGTAGAGGTGCAGGGCAGCCTGGCACCCCTGGCCCACACCGGCTACTGGGGCTACCTGCGCCGCCAGGGCCTTAGCCACCGGCTGCGCAGCTACTGCCCGCGCGTGCTAGCCCGGGCTGGCTGGCGGATATACCCCAGCCAGCTGCAGCACCACCTCAGCCAGCAGCTGGGCCGCTACCTTCCGCCCGGGCCAGAGCTGGCTGTGGCGCGTGCCATCCTGCTGGGAGAGATGACTGAGCTGGGCGGAGACCTGCGCCAGGCCTACAACAGCGGCGGGGTAACCCATGTGCTCTCCCTATCGGGCCTGCACATGAGCCTGCTGTCTCTGCTGCTCTACTTCTTTATGGACCGGCTGCTGCCGCCCGACCGATGGCGCTACCTGCGCCTGGGTGGGGTGTGCCTGCTGCTGGCGCTGTATGCCTGCATGACCGGCCTAAGCCCCCCGGTGGTTCGGGCCGTGCTGCTTAGCCTGGCTGTGGTGGGGGCCCGGCTGCTGCTACGCCGCCCCCACATACTGAACCTGCTGGGTGCCTGCTGCCTGCTACAGCTGCTGGCCAGCCCCCGGCTGTTCTACAACTACAGCTTCCAGCTTAGCTACGCCGCCGTGGCAGGCATCGTGCTACTCACCCCCCTGCTGTACCAGGCCTGGCGGCCCCGCGCCACCGCCTGGCAGTGGGTGTATGGCTGCCTGGTGGTCAGTTTGGCGGCCCAGCTTTTCACGCTGCCCCTCAGCCTGCACCATTTTGGCACCACCTCGCTCTACTTTCTGCCGGTCAATCTGCTTTTTACGCCCATAGTCTTTATCGCCATGCTGGTGGGGCTGCTGTTTTTGTTTTTCCACCCTTTTTATTCCCTGGCCGCTTTGCTGGCCTGGGTGGTGTATGGCAGCCTATGGGCCATGAACCATACGGTATACTGGGTGCAGGCGCTGCCGTGGGCCCTGGTGCACATCCGCCTATCGGCCTGGCAGGCGGGGCTGCTGGCTGCGGCCATTGTGCTGCCGGTTTTGGGGGCCTGGCTATACCGCGCACGGTTCCGCCGAAACCCCGTACCTTTGGCCCATGAGCCTGGAAGTAGAGATTAA
- a CDS encoding 3-deoxy-D-manno-octulosonic acid transferase: protein MRLLLYRLGLWGYRLVVGLAALLGHAKARKWVQGRRGWRRQLPQFDKPCIWLHAASLGEFEQGRPVLEALRAAWPDVPVLVTFFSPSGYEARQHYDAQVRYLPLDGPATARTWLEAIPIRLAIFVKYDFWYYYLRGLRQRQVPTYLLSASVVPGSSIFRWPQKPLYGQMLACYTHIFTQNEETRKLLGQHFGLSAVSVSGDTRFDRAIQVRATEADFGLIERWLAGRFCILGGSTYPYSEQLLAEAMQQPELQDAAWILAPHTVDEGHIQQILRRYGAAAVRLSALQPGQHSRVLVVDRIGLLARLYRLAQVAYVGGGFQAGIHNILEPAVYGCYTLYGPRHHKFPEGRALQAAGGGCEVQDAHSLCQQLVWAATQPEGLAHRQAQARHFIEQHAGATGRVMQALLAQAQ from the coding sequence ATGCGCCTGCTGCTGTATAGACTGGGACTGTGGGGCTACCGGCTGGTGGTGGGCCTGGCGGCCCTGCTGGGGCATGCCAAGGCACGCAAGTGGGTACAGGGCCGCAGGGGCTGGCGGCGGCAGCTGCCGCAGTTCGATAAGCCCTGCATCTGGCTACATGCCGCCTCGCTGGGCGAGTTTGAGCAGGGCAGGCCGGTACTGGAGGCCCTGCGTGCTGCCTGGCCGGATGTGCCCGTACTGGTTACATTCTTCTCCCCATCGGGCTACGAGGCCCGCCAGCACTATGATGCACAGGTGCGCTACCTGCCCCTGGACGGGCCCGCCACGGCCCGCACCTGGCTAGAGGCAATACCCATACGGCTGGCTATTTTTGTTAAATACGACTTTTGGTACTACTACCTGCGGGGGCTGCGGCAGCGGCAGGTGCCTACCTACCTGCTATCGGCCAGCGTGGTGCCCGGCAGCAGCATCTTCCGATGGCCACAGAAACCCCTGTATGGGCAGATGCTGGCCTGCTACACGCACATTTTTACGCAGAACGAAGAGACCCGGAAACTACTAGGGCAGCACTTTGGCCTCAGCGCGGTTAGCGTAAGCGGTGATACCCGCTTTGACCGGGCGATACAGGTACGTGCCACCGAGGCAGATTTCGGGCTGATTGAGCGCTGGCTGGCAGGACGCTTCTGTATACTGGGTGGCAGTACCTACCCGTACAGCGAGCAGCTGCTGGCCGAAGCCATGCAGCAGCCCGAGCTGCAAGATGCCGCCTGGATACTTGCCCCCCATACGGTAGACGAGGGGCACATTCAGCAGATCCTGCGGCGCTATGGGGCAGCAGCCGTGCGCCTGAGTGCGCTGCAGCCAGGGCAGCACAGCCGTGTACTGGTGGTAGACCGTATAGGCCTGCTGGCACGGCTGTACCGCCTGGCCCAGGTAGCCTATGTGGGGGGTGGCTTTCAGGCCGGTATTCACAACATACTGGAGCCCGCCGTATATGGCTGCTACACCCTGTATGGCCCCCGGCACCACAAGTTTCCCGAGGGGAGGGCCCTACAGGCGGCAGGCGGGGGCTGCGAGGTGCAGGATGCACACAGCCTGTGCCAACAGCTGGTGTGGGCCGCCACACAGCCCGAGGGGCTAGCACACAGGCAGGCCCAGGCCCGGCACTTTATCGAGCAACATGCGGGCGCCACTGGCCGGGTAATGCAAGCCCTGCTGGCACAGGCACAGTAG